The Candidatus Aminicenantes bacterium nucleotide sequence TCCTCTTTCTTTTCCATTTTCTTCTCCATGGTGGCTCCTTGTTGCCCGCTTAGCCGAAGCTCTTTTTTTCGAGTTTTTTAAGGACCTTGTACAGTCTCTTTTCGTCCGCGCTGAGCACGATCCGGCTGTTGCGCTGCGTCTGCTCGTCCTTGCGGATCACGTTCATGTCCACGTTGAAACCCAGTTTCTTGAAGGCCCTTTGGATGCCCGTGTGCCTGCGCAGAAGGGCTTCGTAGCTGATGACGATGCTCTTGGGGATGTTCTCGTGGGCGGCGATCAGTGCGTTGTTGTTGTCGAACCAACTGAGCTTGAACTGCGAAATGCCGCGCTTGTACATGCTGGAGCGGACGTCGGCCGGGTTGCGGAAAATGAAGACCACGCGGATCTTCTTGTCCTTGGCGATGTGGCGGAAGAAGAAGAGCGCCGGGACATGGACGATCTTCAGCCCGGTCAGCCCGCCGCCGCTGTTCAAACGTTCGATGATCTTGTTCAGCTCGACGACGT carries:
- a CDS encoding sulfotransferase domain-containing protein, which gives rise to MENQTAPSKEEIRPKVLKNGIFVVGHPRSGTSLACQLLKSAGVDFPSDFGGDEYNKSGYFELELGKELEKKLIDKAMTEENVVELNKIIERLNSGGGLTGLKIVHVPALFFFRHIAKDKKIRVVFIFRNPADVRSSMYKRGISQFKLSWFDNNNALIAAHENIPKSIVISYEALLRRHTGIQRAFKKLGFNVDMNVIRKDEQTQRNSRIVLSADEKRLYKVLKKLEKKSFG